From Candidatus Paceibacterota bacterium, one genomic window encodes:
- a CDS encoding DUF488 family protein has protein sequence MYYVHGIHIRRVYDPPTPNDGARLLVDRLWPRGVTWEKLQLAGWLKGVAPSDSLRHWFNHDSAKWEEFQRRYAAELEQNPRAWQPILQAACDGIVTLLFAARDTRHNNAAALRTFLEKKLAGPGVKTASVSRSGPG, from the coding sequence ATGTACTATGTGCATGGGATTCACATAAGGCGTGTATATGACCCGCCGACGCCGAACGATGGCGCCCGGCTGCTGGTGGATCGCCTCTGGCCGCGGGGCGTAACGTGGGAGAAGCTGCAGTTGGCGGGCTGGCTTAAGGGAGTTGCCCCGAGCGACTCATTGCGCCACTGGTTCAACCATGACTCGGCGAAGTGGGAAGAGTTCCAGCGCCGCTATGCCGCCGAGTTGGAGCAGAACCCGCGAGCCTGGCAGCCAATCCTGCAAGCGGCTTGTGACGGTATTGTCACGCTTCTGTTCGCCGCCCGCGACACCCGGCATAACAACGCCGCTGCTTTGCGGACGTTCCTGGAGAAGAAACTGGCCGGCCCCGGGGTTAAAACCGCAAGTGTTTCACGGTCAGGCCCTGGTTGA
- a CDS encoding KH domain-containing protein, with protein MPAEPQTTLQKILDLLGFPATVEEHRLEDGTLLDVKTDDSGRLIGRQGQTLADLQYITNRLLFQQDPTVPKITVDVSGYRAQAREALVRKAKEAAEKVRRWGDVVELEPLSAFDRRIVHQALKDDPGVETHSVEVEGTEKKAILLRPKH; from the coding sequence ATGCCTGCTGAACCTCAAACCACCCTGCAGAAAATACTGGACCTCCTTGGCTTCCCCGCCACGGTCGAGGAGCATCGCCTGGAAGACGGCACTTTGCTCGACGTGAAGACCGACGACTCAGGCCGGTTGATCGGGCGCCAGGGCCAGACGCTGGCCGACCTCCAGTACATCACCAACCGGCTGCTCTTCCAGCAAGATCCCACCGTGCCCAAGATCACGGTGGACGTCAGCGGATACCGCGCCCAGGCCCGCGAGGCCCTCGTCCGGAAAGCCAAGGAAGCCGCCGAGAAGGTGCGGCGCTGGGGCGACGTAGTCGAGTTGGAACCGCTCAGCGCCTTCGACCGCCGTATTGTTCACCAGGCGCTCAAGGACGATCCCGGCGTTGAAACCCACAGCGTCGAAGTGGAAGGCACAGAGAAGAAGGCCATTCTCCTTCGTCCCAAGCACTGA
- the yidC gene encoding membrane protein insertase YidC, translating into MDRKSIIALVICFLVLMLWYPLVNKLYPPKPLPPGATNAPVATVTTTNWAAPPAVTAPVLEQPAPAPQPLVTADVPEELLTVANDNARYTFSSHGGGLKLVELLERESPRRKQAPQTNVLATLNSVTRPPTLALLGGEAVQGDGIFRLNRIDGGVRAEKSLTNGLSIVKEFRLSTNYLVAATVRLENRSSQPLTLPAQQWIIGTATPMGPDDNGMVIGVMWYNGAKTDEAGASFFSSTGFACMPRTPPAEYRAGADNVVWAAAHNQFFTLALMPEQPAKAVVAHKIILPRPTGADATPASASKPPPEGYEGALIYPGQILAPGQAFTNQVSLFAGPKEYQTLARLGSRFNNNIDLVMGYGGFFGFFAKALLLAMNWLHHALGLSYGWAIIAITFIIKLVFWPLTQASTRSMKRLQALQPQMKAIKDKYKDDPAKMNKKTMEFMKEHKVSPLGGCLPMLLQIPIFFGFYKMIQSAFELRGEHFLWVKDLSKPDTLFTIPGTGFPFNLLPLIMGATMLWQARLTPPSPGMDAMQAKMMRYMPLMFLVFLYNFSAGLTLYWTVQNLLTIAQTMLTRTTPEPAVPVKAPVLTAPQKKRK; encoded by the coding sequence ATGGATCGCAAATCAATCATAGCCCTGGTCATCTGCTTTCTTGTGCTGATGCTATGGTATCCGCTGGTCAATAAACTCTATCCGCCCAAGCCGTTGCCGCCAGGCGCCACCAATGCGCCTGTAGCGACGGTTACCACGACCAACTGGGCTGCCCCACCCGCCGTCACCGCGCCCGTCCTCGAGCAACCGGCTCCCGCCCCGCAACCCCTAGTGACCGCCGATGTGCCGGAGGAGTTGCTTACGGTAGCGAACGACAATGCGCGCTACACCTTCAGCTCGCATGGCGGCGGCTTGAAGCTGGTGGAACTGCTGGAAAGAGAATCCCCGCGCCGCAAGCAAGCGCCGCAGACCAACGTCCTGGCCACCCTGAACTCCGTCACGCGCCCGCCAACTCTTGCGCTCCTCGGCGGCGAAGCGGTGCAGGGGGACGGCATCTTCCGGCTGAACCGGATTGACGGCGGCGTGCGCGCGGAGAAGAGCCTGACCAACGGCCTCAGCATCGTGAAGGAGTTTCGCCTCAGCACCAACTACCTGGTCGCCGCGACCGTCCGGTTGGAAAACCGGTCGTCCCAGCCCCTGACGTTGCCCGCCCAGCAATGGATCATCGGCACGGCTACCCCCATGGGGCCCGATGACAACGGCATGGTCATTGGCGTGATGTGGTACAACGGCGCGAAGACCGACGAGGCGGGAGCGAGCTTCTTTTCCTCAACAGGGTTCGCCTGCATGCCGCGCACACCCCCCGCGGAGTACCGGGCGGGCGCGGACAACGTAGTATGGGCGGCCGCCCACAACCAATTCTTCACCCTGGCACTGATGCCCGAGCAGCCGGCGAAGGCGGTCGTTGCCCACAAGATCATCCTGCCCCGGCCGACGGGCGCGGATGCCACGCCGGCGTCTGCGAGCAAACCACCGCCCGAAGGTTACGAAGGGGCGCTGATTTATCCCGGCCAGATTCTCGCGCCCGGCCAGGCGTTCACCAACCAGGTTTCCCTGTTCGCCGGCCCCAAGGAGTACCAGACCCTCGCCCGCCTGGGCAGCCGCTTCAACAACAACATTGACCTGGTGATGGGCTATGGCGGGTTCTTTGGCTTCTTCGCCAAGGCGCTGTTGCTGGCGATGAACTGGCTGCACCACGCGCTGGGTCTTTCCTACGGCTGGGCCATCATTGCCATTACCTTCATCATCAAACTCGTCTTCTGGCCGCTGACGCAGGCCAGCACGCGTTCGATGAAGCGCCTGCAGGCGCTGCAGCCGCAGATGAAGGCCATCAAAGACAAGTACAAGGATGATCCGGCCAAGATGAACAAGAAGACAATGGAATTCATGAAGGAGCACAAAGTCAGCCCGCTCGGGGGCTGCCTGCCCATGCTCCTGCAGATCCCGATTTTCTTTGGCTTCTACAAGATGATTCAAAGCGCCTTCGAGCTGCGCGGAGAACATTTCCTCTGGGTCAAGGATCTGTCCAAGCCCGACACGCTCTTCACCATTCCCGGGACGGGCTTTCCCTTCAACCTTCTGCCGCTCATCATGGGGGCGACTATGTTGTGGCAGGCGCGCCTGACCCCTCCCTCGCCCGGCATGGACGCGATGCAGGCGAAGATGATGCGTTACATGCCGCTCATGTTCCTGGTGTTCCTCTACAACTTCTCCGCCGGTCTTACCCTTTATTGGACCGTGCAGAATCTGCTGACCATTGCGCAGACCATGCTCACCCGGACCACCCCGGAACCCGCTGTTCCCGTCAAAGCTCCGGTCTTGACGGCGCCGCAGAAAAAGAGGAAATAG
- the yidD gene encoding membrane protein insertion efficiency factor YidD, translating to MFGPAGRCRFTPSCSEYAIDALRRHGAVAGTWLAVRRVARCHPWGGCGDDPVPEPKPEVHSHPTLELGLLTLDPRTPPQPR from the coding sequence CTGTTCGGCCCCGCCGGGCGCTGCCGGTTCACGCCGAGTTGCTCGGAATATGCGATTGACGCCTTGCGCAGGCACGGTGCGGTGGCTGGGACCTGGCTGGCCGTCCGGCGGGTTGCCCGCTGCCACCCCTGGGGCGGCTGCGGCGATGACCCCGTGCCCGAACCGAAGCCTGAAGTCCACAGCCATCCGACTTTAGAGCTTGGACTATTGACTTTGGACCCAAGAACTCCTCCGCAACCGCGTTAG
- the rnpA gene encoding ribonuclease P protein component: MAVPTPQRLRFDRAARLKHGRDFARLRQAGERLATGCLIANWQRLPADSASRLGVITGRKIGGAVVRSRARRLLREAYRLHQHDLTAPVDLVLVARHSIAGRGLAEVERDFLTALRRGKLLKPAGGRVE; this comes from the coding sequence ATGGCCGTCCCAACGCCACAGCGTCTGCGGTTTGACCGCGCGGCGCGCCTGAAGCACGGGCGGGATTTCGCCCGCCTGCGCCAGGCTGGAGAGCGCCTGGCCACCGGTTGCCTTATTGCCAACTGGCAGCGGTTGCCGGCCGATTCGGCCTCGCGTCTGGGCGTTATCACCGGCCGCAAGATCGGCGGGGCGGTGGTTCGCAGCCGCGCGCGGCGACTCCTGCGCGAGGCCTACCGCCTCCATCAGCACGATCTGACGGCGCCGGTGGACCTGGTGCTCGTGGCGCGGCATTCGATCGCGGGCCGAGGCCTGGCCGAGGTCGAACGGGATTTCCTGACGGCGCTTCGCAGAGGCAAACTACTGAAGCCGGCCGGCGGCCGAGTCGAGTGA
- the rpmH gene encoding 50S ribosomal protein L34 gives MKRQYQPSKIRRKRQHGFLARKATKSGRGILRNRRREGRKRLTPV, from the coding sequence ATGAAACGACAATACCAACCATCGAAGATCAGGCGGAAACGCCAGCACGGATTTCTGGCGCGCAAAGCCACCAAGAGCGGGCGCGGTATCCTGCGGAATCGCCGCCGCGAGGGGCGCAAGCGCCTAACCCCGGTATAG
- a CDS encoding helix-turn-helix domain-containing protein: MNATATIECQTLDVKSSATELGVCEETVRRLVRRKVLRKLSGLRRVLIPRTELDRYLNNGNHARLS, from the coding sequence ATGAACGCAACAGCAACCATCGAATGCCAGACTCTCGACGTGAAAAGCAGTGCAACAGAACTCGGCGTCTGCGAGGAAACGGTGCGCCGTCTCGTGCGCCGCAAGGTGCTCCGCAAGCTGTCAGGCTTGCGCCGCGTCCTAATCCCGCGCACCGAACTCGACCGGTATCTGAATAACGGCAACCACGCCCGTCTCTCGTGA